A window of the Flammeovirga agarivorans genome harbors these coding sequences:
- a CDS encoding DUF805 domain-containing protein has translation MDWYLKVLKNYIGFGGRARRKEYWMFILVNLILTGVLSIIDKMLGWQRAGGEGILTTIYGVLVFLPWWAVQFRRLHDTDRSAWWLLLLLIPVIGWLVILIFNCQRGTEGNNRFGPDPKPFSY, from the coding sequence ATGGACTGGTATCTCAAGGTATTAAAAAACTATATAGGATTTGGCGGCCGTGCGCGGCGCAAAGAGTACTGGATGTTTATTCTGGTCAACCTCATCCTGACCGGCGTATTGAGCATCATCGATAAAATGCTGGGCTGGCAGCGGGCTGGCGGCGAAGGCATTCTGACCACTATCTATGGCGTACTGGTCTTTTTACCGTGGTGGGCGGTGCAATTTCGCCGTCTGCATGACACCGATCGTTCGGCCTGGTGGCTATTGCTGCTGTTGATCCCGGTCATCGGCTGGCTGGTGATCCTGATCTTTAACTGCCAGCGCGGCACCGAAGGCAACAATCGCTTCGGACCCGATCCGAAACCCTTCTCCTATTAA